A window of Candidatus Nitrospira allomarina genomic DNA:
TTGAGTGAGATGCAATTGCGGCATACCCAAAAAATGGAGGCAATTGGCACATTGGCCGGGGGCATTGCCCATGACTTTAATAATATTTTGGGTGCGATCCTGGGATATTCCGAATTGGCGATGGCCTATGCCACACAGGATGAACGCTTAAAATCATATTTAAACGAAGTGGTGGCCGCCGGGAATCGGGCCCGTGATCTTGTGAAACAGATTTTAGCCTTTAGCCGGCGCTCGGAAAAGGATAAAGAGGCCGTTGATCTGCGATTGGTCATTCGGGATGTTCTGAAAATGGTCCGTGCCAGCTTTCCTTCCTCGATTGAAATTCGAACGTCGTTGGATCTCGAATCCACGGTGATTTATGGTGACCGGACGCAAATGCAACAAGTAATTATGAATCTGTGTGCCAATGCAGAATATGCCATGCGGGAAGAGGGCGGTCTGTTGGAAATAGCCTTAGGCCAGGAGTGTATTCCTGAGGAAGGCATGCCGGGCCTGGGCCTATGCAAAGCCGGGTCCTACCTTCAGGTGGTGATTCGTGACTCAGGAAAGGGCATTCCGCTCGAAATGGTCGAGAGAATTTTTGAGCCATTTTTTACCACAAAACCGGCCGGGGAGGGCACGGGACTCGGGCTGGCGGTTGTCCATGGGATTGTCCATAACCATGGGGGTGGGATTGCGGTGTCCAGTTGTCCGGGAGAGGGGACGACCTTCACGGTACTCCTGCCGCGTTTGGATGTGATTGCACCCGAAAAACCTGAGGAAGTCACTGCCTGGCCGACCGGTTCCGGAAGGGTCTTATTTGTGGATGATGAGGAAATGCTGACGCGCTGGGGGACACAATTTCTCAGCCATTTAGGCTATGCCGTTGTGGCAAGGGTCAATCCGTATGAAGCATTAGATCTGTTTCGGGCACATCCCTCGGATTTTGATGTGGTCGTGACGGATCAAACCATGCCGACGATGAGCGGGGAGGCCTTATCTCGTGCGTTGTTAGGTATTCGAGCGGATATTCCCATTCTGTTGTGCACGGGGTTTAGCCACACCATGACTCAAGAAAAAGCCAAGCAACTCGGCATTCGGGCCTTCTTGATGAAGCCGGTCAACGGACTGTCTCTGGCTCTTGCGCTCCGGGACATCCTGGGGGAAGGTACTACTCCGGATCCCACGGTTCATTCCTGACGGGTCATCTGACATTAATCCACCATTATGGTCGTTGTTCCGCGCTCTTGAATGGTTTGTGAGAGATCGGCCGACCTTTCAGCCACGTGCCACCGCAGGCGATTCTCCTCAGCAGGTGTGTGGTTATTTCACTTCAACCTCGATTGAATCAGTCGTGTCAAGAAGTTCATGGTCATGATCGGCCACCTTGACCGTGATCAGATGCTTGCCCGGAGGCAGTCCTTTGAGGGTGCCTTTGAATCCTTTTTGGTATTGGCCATCAACATAGGCATGTATATGGTCGCCTTTGGTGCCCTTTTGTAACGTATACGTGAGTTCAACGGTCGATCCGACGATTTCGCCATTGCGCGGGGAGGTAATCGTCAGTTGAGATCCTTCCTTTTCCCCGGCAGAAGCCGACAACCCACCCATAGCGATAACGCTTCCCACGATTGCCACTTGGAAAATCCAGGATTTCATACGTCTCTCCTTGGTCTTCGAAAGTTTTATTGAATGAAGTTTTCTATGAGGGTGACAACCGGGGAATTATTGCCGAAAAAATTCTGGAGGGCAAGATTTCATGAAGCTCGAAATGCGAATAGACCAGAAGGTTGGGTTCATCAATAAAAAATGACATAAGTCTGGTGGAAAACAGAAAGAGACAAGGCTTTGTCAAATTGTTTTAAGTCAATGAATTTGCGTGAACAGGTGCTCCCATTGCGAAATGGTAGCCATACTGGGTTGCTCACCGGGGTTCGCGTGGCTCTATTTGAGCCGGGTTTCGTCCCGGTGGCCGAGGTCCTTTTGTTTCGGGAAAAGGACCCAAACAGCGGTCGCGCTCCTCGAGACGCACTATGCAAACGGACGCCCCGTCCGGCCGCATTGGAGGGGACGGACGCGAGCCACGGAAGAGCGGGCCAACTCGCGGGGCTCAGACAAGGCCCGCGGGAAGATTAAGAGCGTCCGTCCCGAGGGCCGGATGGCAGGCGTCAAAAGCTAAGAGGAAAGGGATGGAATTATAATCAATGCGCAACTGTTTTCCGAAATCAGCAACATCATGTTGAAGGTGGCCGACGAGTCGGTGACGAATGGGAAGATTGAACAGGGTTTCTCAAGCTTTGAAAAGTGGGGGTGCGATTTTTTAAAAAAAGCTGCGCCAAGGGCATTCTATGAGGAATAATCTGAACAGTGCATTTTGGGGCCCGAAAAGAGTCCTTGATCCTTCTGGTGGAACTCAGACGGTGCGACTACATCTCGAAGGGGAAAAAGCCTTAGAGGTATCTTGCGGAGGAGTATTTGTTGGTCGTTGATTGATGGATGTCAAATTTCGTGACCCAGTCTACGGCATTACAGAGTTCTTGGAAATCCAGGGGCTTTTCAAAGACCCGATTAACTCCGTTTTTAAATGCGCGAAGACGGACAATGTGGGATAATTCGGCAGTTATCAGAAAAATGGAGAGAATTTCCTGTGAATATTTATGATTGACTTGCTCAATGAAATCAAGTCCATCCATCTGGGGCATGTTGTTGTCGGTAATGATGATGGAGACGGACTCATTCCGCAAAATTTCAAGCCCTTCCATACCATTTCCTGCTTCTGAACACATATACCCCCGAAGCTCTAAAAATTCTTTCAGGCAGGTTCGATGATGTCGATCATCATCAACTAACAGGATTCGGTCTTTGATGGGAACCTTGGGAGGGCCGGATTTTGGTGAATGCTGATACACGCCTAAAATTTTCATGATGTTTTACAATTATTGGTGTCGAAATGATCTCTCTCAAAGGGTGGCGGAGGGACTTTTGAGAAGGTGGCTGATGAGGAGACCAGACTTCGGGTGCGGTCGAAATCGTAGTTCCCCTGAAACCAGTCCCTCCGCCGAGGCTCATAAAGTGGCGCTCAATTCCAGTTTTGCCATGTTTCAAATTAATTAATAGGACATCCGAACCACGCTGGTCTCCATATCATTGAGCTAGTTAATGAAACGGCAAATTCAAAAATTTACTTGCCCCATATTATTGGCGAGTTGCCATAGTCGAGGAATTTAAATGCAAAGGGTGTTCCATGTAATTTTTTTTATAAAAATTCAGTATTTTCAAATGGTTGCAAATTGCCTTGGTATAGGATTTGTTAAAAGTCATGCAGGTGAAACCCTACAGGACGCAGTCGACTTCCTTCAGAAATACCGGGGCGTACGGGTAAGAACCAGTCATGGACTTTACGATCGTTTAATTTATCAATCAATGGATGACATTCATCCGTCGCCTCACTGAAGGGAAGCATTTAGTAGGCCTGCTGGAGCTTGGGAAAAGCATACTATGAACGCCAGAAGTAGAGGAGTTCCGGCACTCATATATTGAAAAGGGAAAAATATGAGAAAAAATTTCACAGTTCTGGAAATGGATGAATGAGTGACCGACGAGCGGTGAGTCATGAACATGAATCAAAAAGTTCCGTTCTTACATTAGGATTGAGCTGGCTCAAAATAGTCTCGAATTTGGGCTGACAGTCTACCTCATTATGAACTCAGGCGTTTTGCTTGGAGTGCTGTTTCGACGTTGCACTGAAAATTCGATAGAGGCTCGCCCTTCGGGGAACCTTCTTTGGTGGCCATCTTGGAGAAATTTAAAGCTCTACAAACGCTTTGGTATTCCGGTCTCATGTTGCCAATAGTTGGTAAATGCCATTCTCTGAAAAAATCCTGACGAAATGGATACGGAATATTTGATAGATGTTCCGGATAAACAAAACAGTATTCATAGTTGGGGAAGCCACCAAGCTATCGTGATGCAGCATAAAGAAATGTTCGACAGGGCAAGGCTTGATTCATTGAAGGTGAAAAAGATCAGGTAAAAAGGTTGTTTTACGAAGGATTTTCAGGTAGCTTTCCACGCAGGATCCTTGACCCTGATCCTACCCAAAGACCTTCTTAAGTGAGGAGACTGGAGTAGTGGTCAGGAATGCCACATTTGAGTTCTTGACACAATTCGAAGGGACTGCATACAGTTTTGAAATAAGATTATTATGAGGAAAGACAGAGTCCTTACTTACAGTAATTCTTGAAGGGCATGGGGAATCAAATTGAATGGGATGTAGCCGAAGCATCCGTCAGTCAAGAAAGGGAAATGGTGGAGGTAAAAACATGATCGAAGTATTGTCTTTTTCGAATGTAAGGAGAGTAGGGAAATTTGGCCTATTGGGCGGATGCCTGATTGCGATAATGGCGGGGTGTAGTTCCAAACTACAAACGACCGTTGTTAGTGTGACTGAACCTCCTGCTAAGCCCCAGGTGGCAAAGGTTGAACCTGAGGCACCACCTGTTGAGGCGGCTGTTCAGTCACCCGTGCAAGCTGAAACGTTCATTGGGGTTCCGCCTATGGACATTCCTGTTGAAGAGCCTGCCCGCGCGGTTATTCGGCCTTCGGCTACTGCTGATATTTTTGCCACTCCTCGAACGACAGTCGTCGAACCTGCTGCCTCTTCGCCTCTTGAAGCTCCTCTGATCGCTGAACCCGTGATTCCTCCGTCTCCTATACCAACCACGCCAGGCCAGGCTTTTCCTCAAGAATCACAAGAGGTTGGGATCCCGCCGATTGCGCTTGAACCGGAAATGCCGGCAAGACCGGTAATTCGGGAAGACGCGGCTCCGCCGGAACAAATGATCGCTCGGGTGGAACCCGAGGCGGACAAATCGGCCCAGCAATCCCCAGCGCTGCCCGAAGTGATTGAAAAGAAGACGGAAGCTCTGCTCAAATCTTTAGGAGATATTTATTTCGATTATGACCGATTTTCTATTCGGGCGGATGCGATCTCCGTTCTGAAAGAAAATGCCCAAGCACTGGCTTCCGGCTTGGCGAATAACAAGATTGTGATCGAAGGACATTGTGATCAGCGTGGCACGGAAAGTTATAATATGGTGCTTGGTGAGCGACGAGCCAATGCAGTGAGGGAATATTTAGTGGATTTGGGCGTCCCCAGTGAAAATCTGCAGGTTGTGAGTTACGGAAAAGAGAAGCCGTTTTGCACCGATCAGAATGAAGAGTGCTGGCAGGAAAACCGACGTGGGCATTTTGTCGTGCAGTAAGAGTTTTAAGTCAATTTGGCTAGAAAGGTGTCTTGGGGGGGCGTCTGGAATGGAGAACTGAGGAGTCAATTCTTCATAGGGAGCCTGTCTTGTCCATTGTTTATACTCCCCCATTTAGAATTATCGGAAGTCTGCTGATTCTTCTGTTTGAGCCTTATATCTTCCGTATCCAGCCGCTGATTCATCCTTCGGTCTATCCCCATTACAGATAACTGACTCCAGATTTTTCCCCATGAACAGAGCTCGCCTCAATGCACTTATGGCAGTCAGCCAGGCCTAAAAAAGAGAATGCCATAAGGCCGGGACCTTTCTATGGGCTTCATTTTATATGACCGGTTTGTCAAGAAAGGTGCAGGGAATGGAACTATGTCAAAATCTGTTCGCCAATATTCCGGAACACTTTGATCACGAATTGACGAGTGAGGTATTGAGGAGTCGTTCCGTACGAATTGAACGGATAGTGTCACGGGGCCAGGCGTCTCCACCAGACTTTTGGTATGACCAGGCCGAGCATGAATGTGTTGTGGTACTGGCAGGAAAAGCTACACTCAAAATTGAGGGACAACCTGAAATGATGCTTGGTCCCGGGGATACGCTTTATCTTTCCGCCCATACCAGGCATCGTGTGGAATGGACCGATCCCCAACAAGATACGATCTGGCTTGCAGTGTATTGGAGGGACTGAGCCTTTTGCCGGAGCGCAAGCTTAGTCCCCGGGCATACGTTCCTCTGTGTCAGGTTCAATGTTCAGCGTGCTCATGAGTCGGTGCCCCGGTAAATGGGCGAGAATATTCAGTTGAATGCAAGAATAATGAAAGGGGCGATAAGCCAGAATGCTCCTTTGACCAAGAAAAAGACCACTCCATACCATCCAAACTTTTTTATCCAGATAGGTTCCTGTAAAGATTTCTGGAATATCCCGGTTTTCAATGTGCGCATGGTTGTCTTCCCTTCACCGGTAAAGAGATGAAGCCCTCCGCTGCGTGGGTTTTTCACGCAGCGGAGGGTGTGCTTTTGGCCTTCATGTAGCCATCGTCCCTGAGGTTTGAGGTTTCCCCACGATGCTCCCTCCGAATAGCCGTGGAATAAGTTTGGGTACTCGTTCTTGATAATCTGTATACGCCTCTCCATGGAAAGCCACCAAATCCTTCTCTTCCCATTGAATGGCCATCAGGATATAGATGGTTGTCGTCACCGAAAAGACCAGATGGGCAACCGTCATTGTGGGAGTGGCCCAGAAGGCCAAGAGCCAACCGACATAGAGAGGATGGCGTACCTGCCGATACAGGGCCGGGGTTTTAAACGGTAATGGTGTGTACTCTTGTTTTCGCAGATAGAGCCAGACCTGCCGCATACCGAACAAATCAAAATGATTGATGAGGAATGTGGCGATGAGAATTAATCCCCAACCCGCCGCAAACAGGCCATACAGCAGACCCTGCCCGACTGGGTCTTGAATATGCCAAATCCAGCCTCCCATGGGTTGCCAGGCATAAAACAAGAGAGCCAGTGCAATGTTGGTACAGAACACATAGGTGCTACGTTCAATGGGTTTGGGAATATATTGTGTCCACCATTGTTTAAAGGTCTGCCGGGCCATGACGCTATGCTGGACCGCAAAAATCCCCAACAGAAACGAATTGATGGCCAGAGCCTGCCAGACTGGAACCCCGGGTTGGCCATCAATGGTATTGGAGACGCCAAAATTTCCCAGAAAGCCTACGGTATATAAAAAGATGCCTAGAAAAGATAGGTAGCACAGGGTGCCATAGATAAAAAATGCTAGACGTTTCATGATCGTAGCTCCTTTTTGATTCGGACATGTAGGGGCCGGCTGCTTCAGGTTGGGCTTGAGGCAATCAGCTATGTCTCTTGTCAGTTAGTCCCTTTCGTATTCACTGAAATGGCCACCGGAACGGGATTGGATACAATGTCGAATACCGGTGAATAATTCGTCAATTCCCGAAGTGTCTCGGCTGGGGCGTCACTTTTGACGGTGAAATGAACCCGGAGATTTTGATAGCCCGGTCGAACGTCTTTGGACAACCCCAGAAACCCGCGAAAATCCAGGTCGCCCTCTAACCTGGATTCCACTGAGTCGATTTTGATGCCTTGAGCGGCCGCATGATAGACCATCGACGTGGTTAAGCAGGACGCCAGGGCATGCAACACACACTCCACCGGGTTGGCTCCCTGATCTTCTCCTAACAAGACGGGCGGTTCATCGGCATCAAGCACAAACGGTTCGGTTCGGGTCGTATCTTCCTTGCCCACTCCGTAAAACTCCTTGATCGTGGTGCGATTGTGCCCCCCATTGACCCAGTTGTTGGTGGCCCGGAACTGAAATTTGGCCAGACCAGGTTCGCCTTGAATGGCATGGATATTGGCCCCTAATTGTTCGACGTTGACCCCATTGATGGTTGATGTTGTAGCGATTGATGACATGGCACATCCTCCTGGTTGAGTGTGAAACAGCATATGAAAAAAAAGTTGATCCGCCTGACGGCACATCTCCTGAAGGTTCCGCTTTTCAGCTGGCGTCTGAGAGTTTAATTCTCGCTCATCCTGACTCGTCATGATGTTCCTGCCTGCTCCGTTAAGAACCTGCTTGATATGTGATGTCTTTCATGTCGTAGATATTTTGCAGGGGAGGTGCCAGCCTGAAAAATTTTGATAAAATACATAAAAACAATGTTTTGTAATGTCAGGAGGGGAAAAATTCGCTCACGAAATTTGCT
This region includes:
- a CDS encoding response regulator, translating into MKILGVYQHSPKSGPPKVPIKDRILLVDDDRHHRTCLKEFLELRGYMCSEAGNGMEGLEILRNESVSIIITDNNMPQMDGLDFIEQVNHKYSQEILSIFLITAELSHIVRLRAFKNGVNRVFEKPLDFQELCNAVDWVTKFDIHQSTTNKYSSARYL
- a CDS encoding OmpA family protein, which translates into the protein MIEVLSFSNVRRVGKFGLLGGCLIAIMAGCSSKLQTTVVSVTEPPAKPQVAKVEPEAPPVEAAVQSPVQAETFIGVPPMDIPVEEPARAVIRPSATADIFATPRTTVVEPAASSPLEAPLIAEPVIPPSPIPTTPGQAFPQESQEVGIPPIALEPEMPARPVIREDAAPPEQMIARVEPEADKSAQQSPALPEVIEKKTEALLKSLGDIYFDYDRFSIRADAISVLKENAQALASGLANNKIVIEGHCDQRGTESYNMVLGERRANAVREYLVDLGVPSENLQVVSYGKEKPFCTDQNEECWQENRRGHFVVQ
- a CDS encoding cupin domain-containing protein; this translates as MELCQNLFANIPEHFDHELTSEVLRSRSVRIERIVSRGQASPPDFWYDQAEHECVVVLAGKATLKIEGQPEMMLGPGDTLYLSAHTRHRVEWTDPQQDTIWLAVYWRD
- the mddA gene encoding methanethiol S-methyltransferase is translated as MKRLAFFIYGTLCYLSFLGIFLYTVGFLGNFGVSNTIDGQPGVPVWQALAINSFLLGIFAVQHSVMARQTFKQWWTQYIPKPIERSTYVFCTNIALALLFYAWQPMGGWIWHIQDPVGQGLLYGLFAAGWGLILIATFLINHFDLFGMRQVWLYLRKQEYTPLPFKTPALYRQVRHPLYVGWLLAFWATPTMTVAHLVFSVTTTIYILMAIQWEEKDLVAFHGEAYTDYQERVPKLIPRLFGGSIVGKPQTSGTMAT
- a CDS encoding OsmC family protein, whose translation is MSSIATTSTINGVNVEQLGANIHAIQGEPGLAKFQFRATNNWVNGGHNRTTIKEFYGVGKEDTTRTEPFVLDADEPPVLLGEDQGANPVECVLHALASCLTTSMVYHAAAQGIKIDSVESRLEGDLDFRGFLGLSKDVRPGYQNLRVHFTVKSDAPAETLRELTNYSPVFDIVSNPVPVAISVNTKGTN